The genomic DNA GCAAATGTAGCCACATGAGAGGAGAGCCAATATAAGAGAGCTGAGTCATTACTGTTTTCATGAACACAGATAAATTAAGGATTTTTTAGTCTTAGGATCCTGGTTGAGGCACAAAACAAAGGATCACAAAGGAAGTGATCATATGCAGAATCAGCAAGAATAGGGAAGCTTTAAAGGGGTTGGTTcaccaaaatacaaacaaaaaatacaaatacaaatacaaaatatattttctgcCTTACCTCTTATGGCAGgtgtcttcaacgtttttttaagccaaggaccctcAACTTAAAGAGAGACccatcagggaccccctactacatacacAATATTGTGTAAatacatattaaactgggcctacaataacatgtagggcagcTTAAAGCCTTTACACAGAACTTTGTTTTACATAGAATactagcctaataattgttggcatgattttataaatcatgttttaatgttaaaacatacatgtggcacagtgaatccttaggcttaactgtggatggccttagtggctaccttacTATAGGCCAGTatgcctatcatcagtggggactTATATAATATgttagattcatgttaagacttgtTGAAAaaaactctgaggaccccctaggggctCCAGACCCCCTAGTGAATGGACTTTTATGTCATCTCCACAGCCCTATAGCAACATCTATTTCCAGACACAATGTGTCATCATGCTCCAGATAAGAACCATTTGGGCAATCACCTCAGAAAGCAGTTCCACTGAAAACTGTTAAGAGGTAGGTCAGTGGATTATAACATTGGttctggaaaataaaaaaaatgtatgtaatttAATTTTACAATTCTGTGAGCACAACATGGTAAATTACATCTCCATTGTACGGGGGAGGAGGCATCGATCTCAGAACCATATATCAAAACCTTAGCAGATAAAATCCACATATCTACATGGCTATATTTACCACAGGTGGTAAGTGaatttttttctgtaatttgGGTTAACCATACAGCATACATTTTTGGTGGTCTTAATACGAAAAGAAGGATATGAAGTAACTGTTTAAatcaattttaataatttaataatttattatttattaataatatttaataattcTACTGTAATTTTGTTTGGAAATGTTGATTTCTCAGTACACAACAAATGAGCTCAGTTTATAGATTCACAGATTCTATATGTAAAGTgtctgagataacttctgttgaCTCaacaaaattgaattgaaagtttgTCCTCATTTCTGACAGTCACCCATTAATTTGAACTTTTAAACTGTTTAGTCCATGGTTTTAGGTGTGTGGCATATTTATGCTCTGTGAGATGTCCCTGTAATCTGTGTTTTGTTCTCTGCATTAAACAACCACACAAACATTTAGGTGTGTACCACATAGCCTACTGGAGGTCATTTCGCAATGAGGAAGGATGACGGAAGATATTATTTGAAAACATTGAAGGTGCCAGaaagaggaaacactgaaaatCAAATGTGTTTTGAAATTATCTTGACCATAAAGAGAATTTTTCAGATCACACCGTTGCTGCCTGGAGCAGAACCATAGTGTCCTATCATGTAACTACTGATGTGTATTGTGTATGGAGGTCACATGACCCTACCTAccacaaaaacaccaaaacctATATGgagagtaataataataataataataataataataatagtaaatacCAACAGTGAGATAACAGTGAGAAAGAGCATCTACTTTTGTAAACTTTGTGTGATTAAAAGCAGAAAACGCCCCACTCTCACTCAAAGTTTCCACGGTGTGTGTGAGGCACACTTTTAAGTATTTTCTTTTCCAACACCTAGCGTACAaacttgaaatattttttttcccacaaaaaAGGTTAGACAACCACAGATTTTGAAATAATTTAATCTGAACATCaattcacaaacaaaataatcgactgtattttatcacttttctaaCTGTATGTAAcgttcttttatttttaaagctgcaAAACAAACGAAACCGGATATCCGGTAGAAATGCTCCACGGAATAAGGCCCGATGTGAGCCACTGGCAGTCTATGCTTTAGGCTTTAGTCAGTCTATCTACGTGCATATTTTTTTCTCGCGTTTTGAACCACGTTACTGATATGTTTTTCTGTAAACAGCTCCATAGTGTAGTTTTATTACGACAGAGGGTGCTGTTAAGAGGCTAACCCTAGTGTTTAGCCACTCTGTATGTAAATAATGCGATGAAGAAGACCGGAGGTGCCGGTTGATacacggaaaaaaaaaaaaccgggGCACGAACTGAAAGAAGTGGGTTTGCTGCAGTTTCACtgaggtgtgtgtatgtttgcttCTATCTAACCGTTATTTACTCTTGTCTATGATGGCATTGGCAGCTGCGAGCAACTCTTAGCTATCACAGAATATtgaggttttgtgtgtgtgtgtgtgtgtgtgtgtgtgtgtgtgtgtgtgtgtgtgtgtgtgtgtgtgtgtgtgtgtgttctctcttgCTTAACGTTACAGCCACAATGCTGCTAATGTTCTAGCTGAATGTATGAGAGGTATACCATTATAGACAGTAAGAGATAATTAATGCATTGTTAATGTTGCTTCTGTCTACAGGTCCCCGTCTCCTATGGATTCTCTCAACACTTTTGAATCTGAGATGGAGGCTGATGAACAGGGGAACTACTCTCTGTTTCCTGCTCTGGACAGCATTGCAAGTCTATCTGGGACCGCTGAGACTCTGGAGAGGTTGTtggaaaagaatgtgatttttaAAACCTGTCATTACGGCGTCATACTTTAGAAACGTCCAGTGTAGACTCACTGCTTATACTGTGCAAGAATACATTTAGATAGCAGAGTGGGATAGCTACAGAGAGGAGAAGAGCATCCCATCCGTGTAGGTTTGTGCTCACAGGGAATTAAATCATAATACAAATCAAATGCTATGATTTAAAACCAACTGTCCCCTTTCTTGGCAGTGCTTTGTGATTCTGGACTatcattttagttttcttttttttcacatttgataACAAGCAATCCTATGACGCATGTTGAGTTCAAATTATATACACCGTACCTCCCGCAGGTGGGCAATTTGTAGTTGCCCACATGCTAAGTTCAGTGGTGCAGTTTCATAATTTACTAAAATATGGATGAATATGTGCTCTAAAATGATGTTACTTCATAAGTAATGATTTTCAATGTGccaataaattaaataatgttaCACTGGATGAAACTAAACTTTTTCTATTTGTAGCGAACCACCCAGTGAAATTGCAGAGAAGCCAAACCTCACATGGCTCGATGCTGCACAGGTATCTGCCTATGCGTATTTATTCATCTTGTTTCAGTTTGGTGTTTAATAACATTTACCACAATCAACTGGTGTGAGATCTTTtggtaagtgtttttttttttgtcccctgTTCTCTCATGTAGATTGTCTTGGAAGAAGCTGGACGTCCTATGCACATAAAGGAGATTAAACAGAGAATCATCGACAGGGGACTTGTTCAATCTAAGTACAGCAATCCTCTCAATTTACTACACATCTTATTGCATGAATCATTAATTTCTTGAGTAGACCACAAACTTGTTCCTGGGTCTACATTTAGCTTCTGCTTATGCTGTTGTTCTCTCCTTGGCAGTGCAAAATCAAGTCTGGAGGCTGTCATGTACCGAGAGGTAAGGAGGATGTTTAAGACGCAGTCTGACAGCAACCTCTGCTGTTGAGTATAATAACTTGCACCTCCATTTAACAGTTGTCAGTTGATACAGTACATGCATCATCTGTATTTCTGTTAcaatttttcctttttcacatttttctttgTCCATGTTTTTCCATCCTTCCTTTTTGGCCTTATTTTACAACTTTACAAAGAGGCAGACATTTCTGCGTTGTTATCAGAACAAAGGACACTCTGTGCTCAGATGCAGAAGCCTTGACATACCTGCTGTATCTAATAATGGTGGAATTCATCTACAATGACCCTCAGCTTTTGGGAATCAAATTTGGCTTTTCCGCCCCCGTGCATTGGCCTCAGTCTCACATTATGTTTCAGACACAAAAAGGCAGCAGGAGATTCAAGAGGATTGAGAACAGAAACGGAGTCTTTGCACTGCTGGTGAGTTAAATGGGACACTAATGCCAATTTCACACAAAACCCGAATATATATTGGGATGCTGAAAATGCATTTGACCTTTTATGCCAGACTCTTGGTCATGGAGAAATACTGACGCGTTAAAGATCTTGGACTTGAACTGTTTGATACACATCACGGCCTGGTATAATTCATATATCACATATCATAtagaaaaaatgtatttatattggAAATAACATGGGTACATACAGGGCTTTTGCAGTGGAGATTTAATGCTATCTGGCAATCTGATAAGCAAGTGTCATGTAGGATATCTTATGTGCTATTCATCTTCTTAGTTAACCTTATACATGAGGGGAAATGTTTGTTCATCTGCATGATCCAGGAGAGCAGAATTTTAAAGTAGAGATGGCTAGAAGTCACTCCTAATTTTGAATTATACCTACAGTACTAATAAGCCCTTAATAATTCTTTAACTACCATAGGACAAATGCTTACACCATAGAAGCTGAGCCCCAAAGGTGAGCTGTGTCAGACCTGTGTTAAATGTTGGTCAGCAGCAGGATCTTTGGGCCATGCTGGACAACTCCGTTGGACTAACCCACACCTGGCAACTGTTTTTCAGTGTAAATCTACCGGAGGAGCTCTGAGAGTAGAACTAATATCtttatttaagtttatttagttttgaagATCTCGTGCACATTTTGTTTTCAGTAACTTTCATTGTTTCTCATACAGCAGTCTATGTGTAAGCTCCCATCAGTGTTATTTTCgtttacatttttgtctgtattttcatCCCTCACCCTGAAGGTCACACAAGCATTAGCCTCAGGTACTCCTGTTGCACATGAACAGATCTCTATCttcttccttccctctctttcctcGCAGACTGATGAGGAGAGGCAGCAGGCCCTGCAGGCTTTCACTGCCCAGTCTTTCCTCGGCTCTCCGCAGCAGAACACCATCTCCAATTCTGGCTCAGTTGCCTCGGCGCCCACCTTCCCATCCCCCACCAGCTCCTCAGAGCATAGGACCAAGATGAAGAGAGGTCCACGAAAAAAGCAGAATGAAAAGTACCGACTCAAGTACCTTAGACTGCGCAAAGCTGCCAGCGCCATGATATTTGTGAGTAAACTATTGACTCTTTAAAAAACTTGAATGTAACGTTTTCTCTCACATCATGCATCTTTTGGTATGATATTATTAGAATTTTTAAATCGTTTTTAGtgagaacagttttttttaagagaatTTACAGTAAATTCCTCTCAGGACCAGTTTAGATACACAGCTCTTTAATTGTTGTTATACTGTTTTACCCATAGGAGAATGCAGCTCTCTGTGATGAAGTTGCCCACTTAGAAGAGAAGTTTCTGAGAGCAAAGGAGGAGCGGAGGTGAGTGGTCACGTGTCAGCTATGCTTATGCTTCCCATAATGTTCTAAAACTGTGGGTGTTCAGCAAGGACCTTCTTATTCGTCTCACTTTATCCAGTTTTTTTCTCTTGTACATGGTGGATGTGCTGTTGTGATTGTAAAAAGTGTGGCTTTGTGCATAAAAGTGctattttttgaaattttttcaCGTCATGTCACCTTTGAAAAACAAAGCATTAAGtcacattcattttcatttccaggtTTTTACTGAAGTCAATGTTGCAGTACCAGTCTTTGTCAGAGGGGGACATACTGCCAACACCCAGCTCAAGCTCCCACCCACCTGTGCCGCCTGCAGCATTAAGCTCAGGTCCTGCAGGGGCTTCAGGCCTGTCTGGGGGGCATAACCTGGCATCAGTGGTGTCAACAGGGGAAGAGGGACTTCTTAAAAAACCcaagaaggaaaggaaagagcGAGGCAGGGAAAATGGAAAGGAGGAACGTGAGTGCTGTGGTCAAGTGTTAATGCGTGCATTAACTAATGTGATTTGAATGGTTTACAATCACCTTTCAAGACAGTTGGcccattattttcttttcttatgtTTCTTCAGTTCCAAAGAAGATGTCTAAGAAGAGAAAGCTAGCAGATGGGTCTCGGAAACTGGTGCAGCCCATCCCTTTGGACTCATCTGGTCGTCCCGTTTTTCCCATCGTACTGGGAGGTTTAACAGTCTACAGCCTGGGAGAGGTCAGTGTCtggctagtctcgctttgccagaccctcctccaacgCGCGctgagtctggctactccacatagcattcggggatgggagtaAAACGTGCTccggtttaatggcatttctttaaaccaatcagaatcatcatgcgcggtgctaaactccgcacagagctgctgtcttgcgagagaaaacagaaaatctagctagctgtctcagtttaccctgcagagatctgatcAACAATAGtcttcataaatccaccgaattttaaattccaacacaaagaaagcggaacgaaatggaaaatacatgcatccggtggaatttcctgcagcaccagagTAATCCTGGACGTGGAATGCGAAGGACATAGACTAGCTCTACTCACATATTTTATGATTTTGCAACAAAAGCGCCACCTATTGCCTCCTCAAAATGTTTGAGAAACCGCACCACATGGTGGCCGATGGGAAGGACTCAGTGGAACATGGGGAGCTACTGAGCCAAGTTTCGTGTTAAAGcgacactagagaacttttcctgcttcggtccccctacaggttggaagcagaattgtccattatattacattgtccagttcattcgaactacagagctgctacccgatctggcaaacttgcataatgtaatgtaatggacaattccgcttccaacctgtagggggactgaagcgggaaaagttacttagtgttgctttaataggAGTAATTATTGCCAAGATATGCAACATGTCCTGTGAAATAGTTCCACCTAGTGGTGGATTGACATCAAATTTTGTACACAGCCTCAGTAGAGCATGGGGAACAACTATGTCGAGTTTTGTGTTAATCGGAGTAGTTGTTGCCAAGATAGGCATGACTTCCGGTTTTGACAGCAACCTACAGGAAGTTGCTGCTCTataactgggacattttttgtattaccaaaattatttaaataacttTTGGTCATAAGGGTTCACCAAGTCTACACACAAATTACCGTGCAGATCAGACTCACAGCCTAGGAAGAGTTCGCAAAAGTAGGTGGAAATGGGTGTGGCCTATATAACAAGATTCAGCTAAATTCAAGGAACGCAGTGATGCAAGAATTTTGAATGTGCAATGTACGGTATGGCAGTTACTGGCCAAAAcactttaactttaattataGCGCCATCTGTTGGTGGATGTGTGTCATTTTTAGTGTCTGAGGTACGTGGACCAGTCCACCCCTGAAATTTTCACCTGCATCACTTGTACGGTGTAGGCTGTAGTAACACTTTTACTGACGAaagattttataataataaaaacctgAGCGGTTTCAAATGCTCGGATCCACGCTGCTTTGCATGTGCTGACCCGAGCACCCTCGGGCTTGGAGCGCTAAATATTAAGTCTATAACAACCTCTCTAAAATCTGACACGAACCACTCCCAATGCTAACTTTTGCCTGCTCTCCAGATAATCACAGACAGAATGTTGTTCCATGATGAGTGTGCCATCTACCCGGTGGGCTTCTGCAGCACCCGAGTCTTTGCCAGCATGAAAAACCCTGACCAGCAGTGCCTCTACACCTGCCAAATCAAGGATATGGGAGCAGgtccacaggtacacacacacacacacacacacacacacggagttGTTATTGAAGTCAGGTTTGCCAAATGTCCATCATTGTTTTGACCCTCGTTTTTAGATGTAAACAGTATTTAaagaacattttattaaaatatgtaatataaaaaggaCGAATACATTATTTAGAGCcaagtgaacacaacataattGCAGCATACTACCTCATTCAATAAGTCATGTTTGGTTGGTTCAGtttgaaatagtaaataaaatattttattgacACATGCAATCCAATATTTTCACAGTTTGAGATTGTGCCTGAAGAAGATCCTCAGAATGCCATCGTGGCCTCCTCGGCCCTGACGTGCCACTCCAATCTACTGAAGGCCATCGCGTCTGTCAGGTACCAGAGTTCACAACAAAGGCCTGAGTTGTGATTGTGGTTGATTGGTGTTAAGTCTAGAAAAAGTCCACCATACGTCCAAGACAAATATCTCCAGAAAGCGAAGccaactttattttaaaatgtttttgatatAATTATGAACTATTTCAAAATGTTCGGTTCTTAGTTCCAAGTCTGTGGTGCCCATCGTGCCATCAGGAGCTGACTTCTTTGGCTTCTCACACCCCACCATCCAGAATCTCATCCAGAGTTGTCCTGGAGCACGCAAATGCAGCAAGTAAATTCAATACACAACAtgcactttttcaacattcagAATATCAGAAAGGAatgagatttgttttcatgtttgatgtctttttttgtttttactccgTGTATTTAGCTACCGATGGATACGTTTTGACGTGTGTCGCCCTGGTGATGGCCAGGTTCCTCACAGCCTATCAGAGGACGATGCCTCAGTCAACTTTGAGGCTTACCAGAGACACCAGGGCTATGATGAGAACATCAAGACGGAGCACATAACAGGTTGCTTAAATATCGGTTTTCTAAATTGCAGATATTTGTAACTTGGCTGTAGATTACCTCATGTTTTGTTATGCCTGTTACATTTACAGGACAAGCAGTAATGCCAAAATTATCACAGTCCTATTAGTTTTTGTCATCTCTTGTATTTTCTAATGCGTATAGGATTGCTGAGCATTGACAGGGACTCTTCTGTCTTTCCTCAGGACAGGCACCGCAATCCCCTAGCTCCTCTCATCAGCACCACCTGACCTCCCCCACCATGAAGCCCACTACCAAATATTTCAGCTCCTGATTCTGAAAGTGCATGGTCCAACAATCCTTGTGAACTTTCATTCTTATTCAGAAAGCCTACAATGCGTTTCACCCTTTTCCTTCCTGGTTCAATAATTCAGTAAACAGAGGCATACAGTTACTTGCATAAGTTAAGCCTATGTTATTTATTGCATGTTGTCTTCTAGCAAGTCCCAGGCAGCTTTACTGGGGATATGTGCTAGCATAGTTGATGCTAATGTATTGGATGTGGCTGGTGAGTTAGCTTTGTGCTTAACTTGACAATAACAACATAAACCCCCAACACCTCTGTATTGACAATTGcatttgtgtatgtatataaacATGCTATATTTCACTTGGTACCCTACTTAAAGTTGCAGTcaacattttttcccccagttGAAACAGTAGATCATGtttgattaatcaataatttCATTAGGTTTCACTTTGAAGTAAAATCATTTGctttgaatgtacacacacaaacttagttgttgatttgtcatttatttgtgcAAATTATGCCGTTATAAAGCCTCATTTGTGTTGTAAACACAATTTCATTGTCACAGTCAAGCAATTGTTAGCAGTGGTTGTACCAGCATATCTTTTCAGGCACTTTCAGCGTTTTACAAGACAGACTGATAATCtccatttaaaaaggaaaaaagaaatcaataccCACTGGTAGAATGGCCAAACTTTCCAAAATGACTTAGTTACTTTATTAAGTAGTTATTTACTTAATTAGTCTAGTGGTATTTTTCTCTATTCTGGTGAGACACTCAAGTTTGGCTGTCGGGAAACTGATCACTCTAGTAAAAAGGAGATTAGATAAATGTTAAAGgtgccatggcatgaaaatttcactttgaggtttcatattataacattaatatgcattcccccagccgcCTATGGtctcccagtggctagaaatggtgataggtgtaaccgagccctgggtatcctgctctgcctttgagaaaatgaaagctcagatggcgatctggaatcttgctccttatgatgtcataaggagcaaggttacctcccctttctctgctttgcccgcccagagaatttggcccacccatgagagagagagacatcatggctttcaaacgagcaaagtggcagttggtcaaggcccccccccctcctcctaaatagctacagacacagaaatggcacatactaaggaaagctcattgtgggactggctctagtggctgtaattctgcaccaaggctgatttttgggaaacagacttcagatacagtattaggggaccactaagccctatataaaagcatccaaagagcaccaagtcatgggacctttaagataagCTTGCAATCAGTACTTTTTGTGTCGCAAATTGTGAGACCTGTCCCACTTTGAGGCGATGATTGTCTATTCTTAAACCAATCCAAACAAGGAAGAAATCAAAACTTCTCATGCATCATGCATTCTCAAATGCATTATATGATATCTGTAAAAACTATTAGCTAAATTTGTCTCTCTCAGTAACAATCTACTTTCAATCACTTTTCCAGTCATCAATTATCTTGTTAAACTTCACTGAACAATCTGGTAAATCTGACTACATATCTATCCAATCAGCTCATTTTGAGCTAAAGAAACAAGGCACTTTTTTTCATCACGTTGTCTTTGTACAGTTTCTGGTTTCCTTTGGCTGGATAGCGGTTGATATTAAAAGGAGGCGCAGGTAAAATCCCACTGCTGCTGTAGATTGGACAGGCTTTAAAGTCACAGGGCCAGTCTCTCCATGCATATCGGAGGGCAGCTACTTCATCAGTAAGTGCACACAAATTAGCAGATAACTGGACACTGGTCGGACCCTGCTGCATGATGGGAGCTGGAACCCAGCGAGACTTAGGCCCACATGGATCGTGAGTCTCTGAGCAACAGATcttgataaaagaaaaaaaacaaacaaaaaaagtaaaatcacTGATTGGAGTTTATTTGCAAGAATTCAGTTTGTTCAAGAAATGATCAAATTAAACAACTATATCTGATGGTTATTTGATAGTGATTTTGTGTTCGCATTGGTAAAGAAGCAGAC from Perca fluviatilis chromosome 2, GENO_Pfluv_1.0, whole genome shotgun sequence includes the following:
- the tbrg1 gene encoding transforming growth factor beta regulator 1 isoform X1, which encodes MDSLNTFESEMEADEQGNYSLFPALDSIASLSGTAETLESEPPSEIAEKPNLTWLDAAQIVLEEAGRPMHIKEIKQRIIDRGLVQSNAKSSLEAVMYRETQKGSRRFKRIENRNGVFALLTDEERQQALQAFTAQSFLGSPQQNTISNSGSVASAPTFPSPTSSSEHRTKMKRGPRKKQNEKYRLKYLRLRKAASAMIFENAALCDEVAHLEEKFLRAKEERRFLLKSMLQYQSLSEGDILPTPSSSSHPPVPPAALSSGPAGASGLSGGHNLASVVSTGEEGLLKKPKKERKERGRENGKEELPKKMSKKRKLADGSRKLVQPIPLDSSGRPVFPIVLGGLTVYSLGEIITDRMLFHDECAIYPVGFCSTRVFASMKNPDQQCLYTCQIKDMGAGPQFEIVPEEDPQNAIVASSALTCHSNLLKAIASVSSKSVVPIVPSGADFFGFSHPTIQNLIQSCPGARKCSNYRWIRFDVCRPGDGQVPHSLSEDDASVNFEAYQRHQGYDENIKTEHITGQAPQSPSSSHQHHLTSPTMKPTTKYFSS
- the tbrg1 gene encoding transforming growth factor beta regulator 1 isoform X2, whose product is MDSLNTFESEMEADEQGNYSLFPALDSIASLSGTAETLESEPPSEIAEKPNLTWLDAAQIVLEEAGRPMHIKEIKQRIIDRGLVQSNAKSSLEAVMYRETDEERQQALQAFTAQSFLGSPQQNTISNSGSVASAPTFPSPTSSSEHRTKMKRGPRKKQNEKYRLKYLRLRKAASAMIFENAALCDEVAHLEEKFLRAKEERRFLLKSMLQYQSLSEGDILPTPSSSSHPPVPPAALSSGPAGASGLSGGHNLASVVSTGEEGLLKKPKKERKERGRENGKEELPKKMSKKRKLADGSRKLVQPIPLDSSGRPVFPIVLGGLTVYSLGEIITDRMLFHDECAIYPVGFCSTRVFASMKNPDQQCLYTCQIKDMGAGPQFEIVPEEDPQNAIVASSALTCHSNLLKAIASVSSKSVVPIVPSGADFFGFSHPTIQNLIQSCPGARKCSNYRWIRFDVCRPGDGQVPHSLSEDDASVNFEAYQRHQGYDENIKTEHITGQAPQSPSSSHQHHLTSPTMKPTTKYFSS